TGCCGGGGCTGATGCCATCATCAGGGCGGCAGCAGAAAACAACGTGAAGGTATCCGCCTGCCACCAGAACCGTTTTAACATCGCTGTACAAAAAATGCGGGGCGCGGTGGAAGAAGGCCGTTTTGGCCGAATCTCCCACGGGTCCATCCATGTGCGCTGGAACCGGAACCAGGATTATTACACCCAGGCACCCTGGCGCGGTACCTGGGCCCAGGATGGGGGCTGTCTGATGAACCAGTGCATCCACGGCATCGACCTGCTGCGCTGGATGATGGGGGATGAGATCGACACGGTTTATGGCGTGACCAGGCAGCAGTTTCATGATTATCTGGAGGCAGAGGATATTGGCATGGCCGTGGTCCAGTTTAAAAACGGCGCTGTGGCCACCATTGAAGGCACCACCAACGTTTACCCCCAGAATCTGGAAGAGACCCTGTATCTTTTTGGGGAGAAGGGCACCGTGAAGCTTGGCGGCAAGTCCACCAACGCCATTGACGTCTGGGATCTGGCCGACGCCGATGATCATGAAAGCACTGAAAACAACGGCTTTCACGAAGCGACAAGTAATGTCTACGGCAACGGGCACACCAGCCTTTACCGGGATGTGATGGAAGCCATCGAGCAGGACCGGGCGCCCTATGTGGATGCCCAGGCCGGCAAAAACGCCCTGGAGCTGGTGCTGGCTGTGTACCGATCCGCGGCAGAGGGAAGGCCGTTGAAGCTGCCCCTTGACGCGTGCTGCAGCACAGACTTTGCAGGAAGGTTTGAACGCTGATGGCCGATTATTTTGTACATGAGAGCAGTTATATCGATGATGAGGTCATCATTGGAAAGGGCACTAAAATCTGGCATTTCTGTCATATTCAAAGCGGGGCTGCCATCGGGGCACACTGTTCTTTTGGGCAGAACGTCAATGTGGCCAGCCATGTAAAAATCGGAAACGGCGTCAAGGTACAGAATAATGTCTCCATCTACGAGGGTGTGGAGCTGGAGGACGCCGTATTCTGCGGTCCTTCTATGGTGTTTACCAACGACCTGACACCGCGGGCCGAGTACCCCAAAGGAAGCGCAGGATATAAAAGAACACTTGTCAGAAAAGGTGCGACCATTGGCGCTAACGCTACCGTTGTCTGCGGCCACACCATTGGCCGTTATGCCCTGATCGCCGCAGGGGCAGTGGTCGCCACTGACGTGCCCGATCACGCCCTGATGGCCGGCGTGCCCGCCAGACAGATCGGCTGGGCCTGTGAATGCGGTGCGGTTTTAGACAAAGCACTCAGCTGTCCAGAATGCGGACGCAGCTATACACAGAACGAAAACGGATTAAGTGAGAAACAGAGGTAACCCATGCAATTCAGAGACCTTAAAACCCAATACCACCACCTGAAAAAAGACATCGACGACGCCATCCAGTCCGTGCTTGACAACACGAATTTTATTTCCGGAGCCCCCGTCACCGAGCTGGAGGAGCAGCTGGCCGAATACGTGGGCGTAAAGCATTGCGAAACCTGCGGCAACGGCACCGACGCGCTATCCCTGGTGCTCATGGCCTGGGGCATTGGCCCGGGTGATGCAGTGTTTGTGCCGGATTTCACCTTTTTTGCCTCCGGAGAGGTCGTTGCCCACCAGGGCGCCACGCCCGTGTTTGTAGACGTAGACGAAGATAGTTTTAACATGGATTCCAAAAGGCTCGAAGAAGCTATTCAGGACGTGCTTGCAGAGGGACAACTGACCCCAAAGGTTATC
This region of Eubacterium sp. 1001713B170207_170306_E7 genomic DNA includes:
- a CDS encoding acyltransferase, yielding MADYFVHESSYIDDEVIIGKGTKIWHFCHIQSGAAIGAHCSFGQNVNVASHVKIGNGVKVQNNVSIYEGVELEDAVFCGPSMVFTNDLTPRAEYPKGSAGYKRTLVRKGATIGANATVVCGHTIGRYALIAAGAVVATDVPDHALMAGVPARQIGWACECGAVLDKALSCPECGRSYTQNENGLSEKQR
- a CDS encoding Gfo/Idh/MocA family oxidoreductase, producing the protein MNYALIGCGRIATNHIKAVLNNNLNLVAVCDVIPEHMESLLAKHGLEKDTGIARYTDYQQMIEAHDLDLIGIATESGLHEEIALYCINHGIHVIIEKPMAMSIAGADAIIRAAAENNVKVSACHQNRFNIAVQKMRGAVEEGRFGRISHGSIHVRWNRNQDYYTQAPWRGTWAQDGGCLMNQCIHGIDLLRWMMGDEIDTVYGVTRQQFHDYLEAEDIGMAVVQFKNGAVATIEGTTNVYPQNLEETLYLFGEKGTVKLGGKSTNAIDVWDLADADDHESTENNGFHEATSNVYGNGHTSLYRDVMEAIEQDRAPYVDAQAGKNALELVLAVYRSAAEGRPLKLPLDACCSTDFAGRFER